A genome region from Triticum aestivum cultivar Chinese Spring chromosome 2B, IWGSC CS RefSeq v2.1, whole genome shotgun sequence includes the following:
- the LOC123041449 gene encoding uncharacterized protein translates to MGEAPCSVVAAPRRSPARFRLPRHGLRRKVHVVRLGNGGAGAGARAGGVRRLCGLRRRIKLRWFRSTMWRLAELCVAVLSGPPGTADAPSSWTGVEPCFAAPFLPAALVRRAGQE, encoded by the coding sequence atgggGGAGGCGCCGTGCAGCGTGGTGGCCGCGCCGCGCCGTTCCCCGGCGCGCTTCCGCCTGCCACGCCACGGGCTGCGCCGCAAGGTCCACGTCGTCCGTCTCGGGAACGGCggtgccggcgccggcgcgcgggcTGGCGGGGTCCGCCGCCTCTGCGGCCTCCGGCGTCGGATCAAGCTCCGGTGGTTCCGGAGCACCATGTGGCGCCTGGCCGAGCTCTGCGTGGCGGTGCTGTCGGGCCCCCCGGGGACGGCCGACGCCCCGTCGTCGTGGACCGGCGTGGAGCCGTGCTTCGCCGCGCCCTTCCTGCCGGCCGCGCTGGTGAGGCGCGCGGGGCAGGAGTAG